Proteins encoded together in one Catellatospora citrea window:
- a CDS encoding EamA family transporter produces MTTVELATSTSRRQSTAPAIGLIMGSMLSVQVGAAASTRLFDDIGPAGTAWLRGCWAALAFVLIARPSPRWLRAQSRHDLLGAVGLGVVSAAMSIAFFESIARIPLATAVALEFLGPLSLAVLRRTGRWGLLWPALALAGVLALTRPWRGDINLVGVALALVAAAGWAGYIILTQRVGDSFSGVKGLAIAMPVSAVAAAAIGAPQALPHLTGEILVQGAWLALLLPVLPFALELLALRRLTVAAFGTLMCLEPAFALAVGATLLHQTPHPLQIAGIAFVVAAGIGAQRSGHR; encoded by the coding sequence GTGACCACCGTCGAACTCGCCACCAGCACTTCCCGCCGTCAGAGCACCGCCCCGGCCATTGGGCTGATCATGGGCTCGATGCTCTCCGTGCAGGTCGGCGCGGCCGCCTCCACCCGCCTGTTCGACGACATCGGCCCCGCCGGCACCGCCTGGCTGCGCGGCTGCTGGGCCGCCCTCGCCTTCGTGCTCATCGCCCGCCCGTCGCCGCGCTGGCTGCGCGCCCAGTCCCGGCACGACCTGCTCGGCGCGGTCGGCCTCGGCGTGGTCAGCGCCGCGATGAGCATCGCCTTCTTCGAATCCATCGCCCGCATCCCGCTGGCCACCGCCGTCGCCCTGGAGTTCCTCGGCCCGCTGTCGCTGGCCGTGCTGCGCCGCACCGGCCGCTGGGGTCTGCTGTGGCCCGCGCTGGCCTTGGCCGGAGTGCTCGCCCTCACCCGCCCCTGGCGCGGCGACATCAACCTGGTCGGCGTCGCGCTCGCGCTGGTCGCGGCCGCGGGCTGGGCCGGCTACATCATCCTCACCCAGCGGGTCGGCGACAGCTTCAGCGGCGTCAAAGGCCTCGCCATCGCGATGCCCGTCTCCGCCGTCGCCGCCGCCGCCATCGGCGCGCCCCAGGCCCTGCCCCACCTCACCGGCGAGATCCTCGTCCAGGGAGCCTGGCTGGCACTCCTGCTGCCGGTGCTGCCGTTCGCCCTGGAACTGCTCGCCCTGCGCCGCCTGACCGTCGCCGCTTTCGGCACCCTGATGTGCCTCGAACCCGCCTTCGCCCTAGCCGTCGGCGCGACCCTGCTCCACCAGACCCCGCACCCCCTCCAGATCGCCGGCATCGCCTTCGTCGTCGCCGCCGGCATCGGCGCCCAACGCTCCGGCCACCGCTGA
- a CDS encoding alanine racemase yields MASDQPFPPRDAAAVSANPHTVPERVAAALRALDGPVCAYVYDPGVLRARVAELRRALPGVTVCYAVKANGHPAVVAAAAAACDGLEVASGGELALAEAAGAARIVFGGPAKTEAELAHALRLGATVNVESTLELRRLSLLAQRAGRTATITLRVNRADAGLPGTHAMTGAPTPFGVDEAQLPEAVALATSLPGLDLSGWHLHAVSNNLDAAAHSAFLAEALRWSAEASRRLGVPLRTVNAGGGFGVDYAGDAVFALDELRVRVPDGVELVVEPGRWLAADTGWYAAEVLDLKHTHGRWFAVLRGGTHHFRLPAAWGYDHPFAVLPVERWAAPWPRPEVAGVAVDAVGELCTPRDVLCRGQRVDRLRVGDLLVFGRTGAYGWDISHHAFLRHPEPDFLVL; encoded by the coding sequence ATGGCCTCTGACCAGCCCTTCCCGCCCCGCGACGCGGCGGCGGTGTCCGCGAACCCGCACACGGTCCCGGAGCGGGTGGCGGCGGCGCTGCGCGCGCTCGACGGGCCCGTCTGCGCCTACGTCTATGACCCGGGTGTGCTGCGGGCGCGCGTCGCCGAGCTGCGGCGGGCGCTGCCGGGCGTCACCGTCTGCTACGCGGTGAAAGCCAACGGGCATCCGGCGGTCGTGGCGGCGGCGGCCGCGGCCTGCGACGGGCTGGAGGTCGCCTCGGGCGGCGAGCTGGCGCTGGCCGAAGCGGCCGGGGCGGCGCGGATCGTGTTCGGCGGCCCGGCCAAGACCGAGGCGGAGCTGGCCCACGCGCTGCGCCTGGGCGCGACCGTCAACGTGGAGAGCACCCTCGAACTGCGGCGGCTCAGCCTGCTGGCACAGCGGGCGGGCAGGACCGCGACCATCACGCTGCGGGTGAACCGCGCCGACGCGGGGCTGCCCGGCACGCATGCGATGACGGGGGCGCCGACCCCGTTCGGCGTGGACGAGGCGCAGCTGCCCGAGGCGGTGGCGCTGGCGACGTCGCTGCCCGGTCTCGACCTGTCCGGCTGGCACCTGCACGCCGTCTCCAACAACCTGGACGCGGCCGCGCACTCGGCGTTCCTCGCCGAGGCGCTGCGCTGGTCGGCGGAGGCGTCCCGGCGGCTCGGCGTGCCGCTGCGTACGGTCAACGCGGGCGGCGGCTTCGGCGTGGACTACGCCGGGGACGCCGTGTTCGCGCTGGACGAGCTGCGGGTGCGCGTGCCGGACGGGGTCGAGCTGGTGGTCGAGCCGGGCCGGTGGCTCGCCGCCGACACCGGCTGGTACGCCGCGGAGGTGCTCGACCTCAAGCACACGCACGGGCGCTGGTTCGCGGTGCTGCGCGGCGGCACGCACCACTTCCGCCTGCCCGCGGCGTGGGGATACGACCACCCGTTCGCCGTGCTGCCGGTGGAGCGGTGGGCCGCGCCGTGGCCGCGGCCCGAGGTCGCGGGGGTGGCGGTGGACGCCGTCGGCGAGCTGTGCACGCCGCGCGACGTGCTCTGCCGCGGGCAGCGCGTGGACCGGCTGCGGGTCGGGGATCTCCTGGTTTTCGGGCGTACCGGGGCATATGGCTGGGACATCTCACACCACGCGTTTCTGCGCCACCCGGAACCGGATTTCCTCGTCCTCTGA
- a CDS encoding IucA/IucC family protein — MSETLPGARAAILARLWGALVREPLPGIVERQAYGGDTRVTLASGQRLIGSTALAQPFAVPPEGMRVVTDAGAFDDPVELLRALRLPGDVARLTAEVDASVAGLALARAAQPYRPGGEPTLTVLAGRPDGLALLEQSVVDGHPLHPCCRTRMGMSQADVLRFAPEHRPTVELEVFTVPAKRWLTTGAGLAPRLPVHPWQREHVLSAYPFLKPDGARIAAMPLMSLRTLAAVADPTRHYKTAVDVQMTSAVRIVSPAAVRNGPVVSKLLAVVAADLGLQVWPELAGGAVLDTDGTPLRSLAVVVRRAARPGPNEVILPLAALAAPSPADGRPLIREAVLLGYGGHPAGFLADLAALIVPVVLTLLHRGVALEAHGQNLLVTLTHGRPTGLSYRDVGGVRLSPVRLRRHGVDVPALHGDLASDDPAQLRAKALGSGIAVALGEPIAVLSREYGIEPQQLWRLVRDRVEQAYDSLPPSAAADAQSVLGDPLPLKATTAMRLADDPLDDVWAQLPNPLAA, encoded by the coding sequence GTGAGCGAGACACTCCCCGGGGCCCGCGCCGCGATCCTGGCCCGGCTGTGGGGCGCGCTGGTCCGCGAGCCGCTGCCGGGCATCGTCGAGCGGCAGGCGTACGGCGGCGACACCCGGGTCACCCTGGCGAGCGGCCAGCGGCTGATCGGGTCGACCGCGCTGGCGCAGCCGTTCGCGGTCCCGCCCGAGGGCATGCGCGTCGTCACCGACGCCGGGGCGTTCGACGACCCGGTCGAGCTGCTGCGCGCGCTGCGCCTGCCCGGCGACGTCGCGCGGCTGACCGCGGAGGTCGACGCGAGCGTGGCGGGCCTGGCCCTGGCCCGCGCCGCCCAGCCGTACCGGCCCGGCGGCGAGCCGACGCTGACCGTGCTCGCGGGCCGCCCGGACGGGCTGGCGCTGCTGGAGCAGTCCGTGGTGGACGGTCACCCGCTGCACCCGTGCTGCCGCACCCGGATGGGCATGTCGCAGGCCGACGTGCTGCGCTTCGCGCCCGAGCACCGGCCCACGGTGGAGCTGGAGGTGTTCACCGTGCCGGCCAAGCGCTGGCTGACCACCGGCGCGGGGCTCGCGCCGCGGCTGCCCGTGCACCCGTGGCAGCGCGAGCACGTGCTGTCGGCGTACCCCTTCCTCAAGCCCGACGGCGCCCGCATCGCGGCCATGCCGCTGATGTCGCTGCGCACCCTGGCCGCGGTCGCCGACCCGACGCGGCACTACAAGACCGCCGTCGACGTGCAGATGACCAGCGCGGTACGCATCGTGTCCCCCGCCGCGGTGCGCAACGGCCCGGTCGTGTCGAAGCTGCTGGCCGTCGTCGCCGCCGACCTCGGCCTGCAGGTGTGGCCCGAGCTCGCCGGGGGCGCGGTGCTGGACACCGACGGGACGCCGCTGCGCAGCCTCGCCGTGGTCGTCCGGCGGGCCGCCCGGCCCGGCCCGAACGAGGTGATCCTGCCGCTCGCCGCGCTGGCCGCGCCGTCACCGGCCGACGGCCGGCCGCTGATCCGGGAGGCGGTGCTGCTCGGCTACGGCGGCCACCCGGCCGGGTTCCTGGCCGACCTCGCCGCCCTGATCGTGCCGGTGGTGCTGACGCTGCTGCACCGGGGCGTCGCGCTGGAGGCGCACGGGCAGAACCTGCTGGTCACGCTCACCCACGGGCGGCCGACCGGGCTGTCCTATCGCGACGTCGGCGGGGTGCGGCTGAGCCCCGTCCGGCTGCGCCGGCACGGCGTGGACGTGCCCGCCCTGCACGGCGACCTGGCCAGTGACGACCCGGCGCAGCTGCGGGCCAAGGCGCTGGGCTCGGGCATCGCGGTGGCGCTCGGCGAGCCGATCGCCGTGCTGTCGCGCGAGTACGGCATCGAGCCGCAGCAGCTGTGGCGGCTGGTCCGCGACCGGGTCGAGCAGGCGTACGACAGCCTGCCGCCGTCGGCCGCCGCGGACGCGCAGTCCGTGCTCGGCGACCCGCTGCCGCTGAAGGCGACGACCGCGATGCGGCTGGCCGACGACCCGCTCGACGACGTCTGGGCGCAGCTGCCCAATCCCCTGGCCGCGTGA
- a CDS encoding IucA/IucC family protein: MRPLTDPIAAELADLAPQLLHGYFDALPRARVTVATRLAEALWREDIGDARARFRGERHGFDRVLLDPVDVDPVTLVTHEGLRAELDSAVHGLALAYARRASMDPGHRAAAAVAGAPDMLALLDGSAPDERTARLEQLAVEGHNLHPCGRTRLGWGTGDLIAHDLESESTAIGFLAVPPELALGDDLSERLGVAAPGGRRLLPVHIWQLRHLTGRHPDLFADGTLRVLDEVLPARPTAALRTVLPPGTTYLKLSLDIQVTSTRRSISIASTRNGPALSAVLAQLLERVPGGGRVLLMTEPAGVAGLLEDGRQLSTIVRDGLGGRLAAGEQPVPASSLAALDPVSRRTLLSGLVDRYAAARALADPRTAAAGFLREYAGLLLPPVLALAAVHGIGLEAHLQNCVPTFLDGVPHRLGLRDLAGLRVHHPRLAGSGARLQLWPGSVIGTEDETVLLSKVAYTAFQAHLGELVLRLGQSHGLAADAAWRIVREVVDESLRGHPDHAFYTAATVPHKALTRMRLAGAGDLYVPVQNPLHGL; the protein is encoded by the coding sequence ATGCGCCCGCTCACCGACCCCATCGCCGCCGAGCTGGCGGACCTGGCCCCGCAGCTGCTGCACGGCTACTTCGACGCGCTGCCGCGGGCCAGGGTCACCGTGGCCACCCGGCTGGCCGAGGCGCTGTGGCGCGAGGACATCGGCGACGCGCGGGCCCGCTTCCGCGGCGAGCGGCACGGCTTCGACCGCGTGCTGCTGGACCCGGTCGACGTGGACCCGGTCACCCTGGTGACCCACGAGGGCCTGCGGGCGGAGCTGGACAGCGCGGTGCACGGGCTGGCGCTGGCGTACGCCCGGCGCGCGTCCATGGACCCCGGGCACCGCGCGGCCGCCGCGGTGGCGGGCGCGCCCGACATGCTCGCGCTGCTCGACGGCAGCGCGCCGGACGAGCGCACCGCCCGGCTGGAGCAGCTCGCGGTCGAGGGGCACAACCTGCATCCGTGCGGGCGCACCCGGCTGGGCTGGGGCACCGGCGACCTCATCGCGCACGACCTGGAGAGCGAGTCGACCGCGATCGGCTTCCTGGCCGTGCCGCCGGAGCTGGCGCTGGGCGACGACCTGTCCGAGCGGCTCGGCGTCGCGGCCCCCGGCGGGCGGCGCCTGCTGCCGGTGCACATCTGGCAGCTGCGGCACCTGACCGGCCGGCACCCCGACCTGTTCGCCGACGGCACGCTGCGGGTGCTCGACGAGGTGCTGCCGGCCCGGCCCACCGCGGCGCTGCGCACGGTGCTGCCGCCGGGGACGACCTACCTGAAGCTGTCGCTGGACATCCAGGTCACCTCGACCCGGCGCAGCATCTCCATCGCCTCCACCCGCAACGGCCCGGCGCTCAGCGCGGTGCTCGCGCAACTGCTGGAGCGGGTGCCCGGCGGCGGGCGGGTGCTGCTGATGACCGAGCCTGCCGGCGTCGCCGGGCTGCTGGAGGACGGCCGCCAGCTCAGCACCATCGTGCGCGACGGGCTGGGCGGCCGGTTGGCCGCGGGCGAGCAGCCGGTCCCGGCGAGCTCACTGGCCGCGCTCGACCCGGTCAGCAGGCGGACGCTGCTGTCCGGCCTGGTCGACCGGTATGCGGCCGCCCGCGCCCTGGCCGACCCGCGCACCGCGGCGGCGGGTTTCCTGCGCGAGTACGCCGGGCTGCTGCTGCCGCCGGTGCTGGCGCTGGCCGCCGTGCACGGCATCGGCCTGGAGGCGCACCTGCAGAACTGCGTCCCGACGTTCCTCGACGGCGTCCCGCACCGGCTCGGCCTGCGGGACCTGGCGGGCCTGCGCGTGCACCACCCGCGGCTGGCCGGCTCCGGGGCGAGGCTGCAGCTGTGGCCCGGCTCGGTGATCGGCACCGAGGACGAGACGGTGCTGCTGTCCAAGGTGGCCTACACCGCGTTCCAGGCACACCTGGGCGAGCTGGTGCTGCGGCTGGGACAGTCGCACGGTCTGGCGGCCGACGCCGCCTGGCGGATCGTGCGCGAGGTGGTGGACGAGAGCCTGCGCGGGCACCCCGACCACGCCTTCTACACGGCCGCGACGGTGCCGCACAAGGCGCTGACCCGCATGCGGCTGGCCGGTGCGGGCGACCTCTACGTCCCGGTGCAGAATCCGCTCCATGGCCTCTGA
- a CDS encoding chorismate-binding protein: MKPVGLAPTHGMARDIPGIPVTCRDQAWERSRLEWRVGDPGDPATLVENFLARHGLPVGDLSGPSLAGLAHEVCGAALFVSAAGGAAMIGGCLGAPSPAPAVPDVVVVVYEHTANVRLQEPSGGDLGRTVGAWRLGPWRPSWSPSCHAEAVRSVREAIARGDVYQVNMVGHAAAEYHGDPLPALRRVTRLPGARYAGILQGDGWAVGCASPETLLEVRGGHAVTRPIKGTAPATETGRAELLASPKERAEHIMIVDLQRNDLSHVAVTGTVRVPELFAVRRWADLWQAESEVSARLRPGTGLAELLRAICPGGSVTGAPKFAALREIAALEPVGRGASMGALGWIGPDGIDLGLTIRTVVADGRRLHVWAGGGITIDSDPAAEVAEAAAKAAPVRAALHGLI; encoded by the coding sequence ATGAAGCCAGTCGGTCTAGCCCCCACCCACGGGATGGCCAGGGATATTCCCGGCATACCGGTGACGTGCCGTGACCAGGCGTGGGAACGCTCCCGGCTGGAGTGGCGTGTGGGCGACCCGGGCGATCCGGCCACGCTGGTGGAGAACTTCCTGGCCCGGCATGGTCTGCCGGTCGGCGACCTGTCCGGGCCGTCGCTGGCCGGGCTGGCCCACGAGGTGTGCGGCGCCGCGCTGTTCGTGTCCGCGGCGGGTGGAGCCGCCATGATCGGTGGCTGCCTCGGGGCGCCCAGCCCCGCGCCGGCCGTGCCGGACGTTGTCGTCGTGGTCTACGAACACACGGCAAACGTACGCCTCCAGGAGCCCTCGGGTGGTGACCTCGGCCGAACGGTGGGGGCGTGGCGGCTCGGCCCGTGGCGGCCGTCCTGGAGCCCTTCGTGCCATGCCGAGGCCGTGCGGTCGGTCCGCGAGGCGATCGCGCGGGGAGACGTTTACCAGGTCAACATGGTCGGCCATGCCGCCGCGGAGTACCACGGCGACCCGCTGCCCGCGCTGCGCCGGGTGACCCGGCTGCCCGGGGCCCGGTACGCCGGGATCCTGCAGGGCGACGGCTGGGCCGTCGGCTGCGCCTCCCCGGAGACCCTGCTCGAGGTGCGCGGCGGGCACGCCGTCACCCGGCCCATCAAGGGCACCGCCCCCGCGACCGAGACCGGCCGGGCCGAACTGCTCGCCTCACCCAAGGAACGCGCCGAGCACATCATGATCGTCGACCTGCAGCGCAACGACCTGTCCCACGTCGCGGTGACCGGCACGGTCCGGGTGCCGGAGCTGTTCGCCGTACGCCGCTGGGCCGACCTGTGGCAGGCCGAGTCGGAGGTGAGCGCGCGGCTGCGTCCCGGCACCGGCCTGGCGGAGCTGTTGCGGGCGATCTGCCCCGGCGGCTCGGTCACCGGCGCGCCCAAGTTCGCCGCGCTGCGCGAGATCGCCGCCCTGGAACCCGTCGGCCGCGGGGCGAGCATGGGCGCGCTGGGCTGGATCGGCCCCGACGGCATCGACCTCGGCCTGACCATCCGCACCGTCGTCGCCGACGGTCGCCGGCTGCACGTCTGGGCCGGCGGCGGCATCACCATCGACTCCGACCCCGCCGCCGAGGTCGCCGAAGCCGCCGCCAAAGCCGCCCCCGTCCGCGCCGCCCTCCACGGCCTCATCTGA
- a CDS encoding substrate-binding and VWA domain-containing protein, translated as MPNGRNSTVRSHRRGGGRRRSIAPWIVIPTALVLIGSGATIGYVYVIKDACSGSTEATVVAAPGTATLLRSLAGKWSETNPSVDGVCAKVVIGEQDTAATMRALTREWDTAVSGPAPDVWVPPSSAWVKAAAAGSEAADKVLPDLLPSVARTPVVIAMPKAAAEKLGWPDAKLDWKDLLDKLAQDSSVKVGMSDPGASTAGLLALSAIIDADDNTEVDPTELGRVFALEQRMALYRTSTEELFAEYVSSGGKSVNAFPALEQDVVRHNTEHPDLQLVAVYPQNATTEADNPYLVLKNAGWTNPERIGAAEAFLTYLRGDAARSEVQKLGYRDSNRQPGPQLSTANGVISKLTALPGGVLLTESITKTTETWRALTRPTNMLLVLDVSGSMGGVVRGTDGQTKLDLTKSGAQEAVDMFGDDAQVGLWSFSSKQTGNRAYKELVPLGKLTDEVAGNPRRDQLKSKLKALEPGGATGMYDTVWAAYQNMQKNYVPGATNMIVLLSDGADDDQLQGLKLDQLIEKIKGSDKERPVKVVTIALGKPSNSDALQKISAATGVSTYSSERSYDIGNVLRAAIFDYQ; from the coding sequence ATGCCGAACGGCCGTAACTCCACGGTCCGATCGCACCGGCGCGGTGGCGGCCGTCGCCGCAGCATCGCACCGTGGATCGTCATCCCGACGGCGCTCGTGCTGATCGGCTCCGGTGCGACCATCGGCTACGTGTACGTCATCAAGGACGCGTGCAGTGGCAGCACCGAGGCCACCGTCGTGGCCGCCCCGGGCACGGCCACCCTGCTGCGCTCCCTGGCCGGCAAATGGTCCGAGACCAACCCGTCCGTCGACGGCGTCTGCGCCAAGGTGGTCATCGGCGAGCAGGACACCGCGGCGACCATGCGGGCACTGACCCGCGAGTGGGACACGGCCGTCTCCGGCCCGGCTCCCGACGTGTGGGTCCCGCCGTCCAGCGCCTGGGTCAAGGCAGCCGCCGCCGGCAGCGAGGCAGCCGACAAGGTCCTGCCGGACCTGCTGCCGAGCGTGGCGCGTACGCCCGTCGTCATCGCCATGCCGAAGGCCGCGGCCGAGAAGCTCGGCTGGCCCGACGCCAAGCTCGACTGGAAGGACCTGCTCGACAAGCTCGCGCAGGACAGCTCCGTCAAGGTCGGCATGAGCGACCCCGGAGCATCCACCGCCGGTCTGCTGGCCCTGTCGGCGATCATCGACGCCGACGACAACACCGAGGTCGACCCGACCGAGCTGGGCCGGGTCTTCGCGCTGGAGCAGCGCATGGCGCTCTACCGGACCAGCACCGAGGAGCTGTTCGCCGAGTACGTGAGCAGCGGCGGCAAGTCGGTCAACGCGTTCCCGGCCCTGGAGCAGGACGTGGTGCGGCACAACACCGAGCACCCCGACCTGCAGCTGGTGGCCGTCTACCCGCAGAACGCCACCACCGAGGCCGACAACCCGTACCTGGTGCTGAAGAACGCCGGCTGGACCAACCCGGAGCGCATCGGCGCGGCCGAGGCGTTCCTGACCTACCTGCGCGGCGACGCCGCTCGCAGCGAGGTGCAGAAGCTGGGCTACCGCGACTCCAACCGCCAGCCCGGCCCGCAGCTGTCCACCGCCAACGGCGTGATCAGCAAGCTCACCGCGCTGCCCGGCGGCGTGCTGCTCACCGAGTCGATCACCAAGACCACGGAGACGTGGCGGGCGCTCACCCGTCCCACCAACATGCTGCTGGTGCTCGACGTGTCGGGCTCCATGGGCGGCGTGGTGCGGGGCACCGACGGCCAGACCAAGCTCGACCTGACCAAGTCGGGCGCGCAGGAAGCCGTCGACATGTTCGGCGACGACGCCCAGGTAGGCCTGTGGAGCTTCTCGTCCAAGCAGACCGGCAACAGGGCGTACAAGGAGCTGGTCCCGCTCGGCAAGCTGACCGACGAGGTCGCCGGCAACCCTCGCCGCGACCAGCTCAAGTCCAAGCTCAAGGCCCTGGAGCCGGGCGGCGCGACCGGCATGTACGACACGGTCTGGGCGGCGTACCAGAACATGCAGAAGAACTACGTGCCGGGCGCGACGAACATGATCGTGCTGCTCTCCGACGGCGCGGACGACGACCAGCTGCAGGGCCTCAAGCTCGACCAGCTCATCGAGAAGATCAAGGGCTCGGACAAGGAGCGCCCGGTCAAGGTGGTCACGATCGCCCTGGGTAAGCCGTCCAACAGTGACGCCCTGCAAAAGATCTCGGCCGCCACGGGCGTGAGCACCTACAGCTCCGAGCGCTCCTACGACATCGGCAACGTCCTGCGCGCCGCCATCTTCGACTACCAGTGA
- a CDS encoding DUF5999 family protein yields MCQHQPVCPSADAIDHDAAKVVASFPEQGWSLLCNGVIVFEDTGELLPDGSSIAPHRGPAVHAMA; encoded by the coding sequence TTGTGCCAGCACCAACCGGTCTGCCCTTCAGCCGACGCGATCGACCACGACGCCGCCAAGGTCGTCGCGTCCTTCCCTGAGCAGGGCTGGAGCCTGCTCTGCAACGGCGTCATCGTTTTCGAGGACACCGGCGAGCTGCTCCCCGACGGGTCGAGCATCGCCCCGCACCGCGGTCCCGCGGTGCACGCCATGGCCTGA
- a CDS encoding sulfite exporter TauE/SafE family protein, whose protein sequence is MDAGSLSLLLTAATAAGWVDAVVGGGGLLLLPALLIGLPQVPLATALGTNKMTAIAGTTSAAITYARRTRIDWRVAGPAGAIAVVVSGVGAWLAIALTPNKDVYRPVVLGILVAVALFVTFRPNNGIYAHPERRTRGRAALAVALAGGLIALYDGMIGPGTGTFLVLTFTTVIGADFLHGSAMAKIVNAGTNLGALIVFAWGGHVWWQLGAAMAVCNIIGAQLGARMAIKRGSGFVRIVLLVVVLALIARLSYDQWLA, encoded by the coding sequence GCCACCGCCGCCGGGTGGGTGGACGCCGTGGTCGGCGGAGGTGGCCTGCTCCTGCTCCCAGCCCTGCTCATCGGCCTGCCCCAGGTGCCGCTGGCGACCGCCCTGGGCACCAACAAGATGACCGCGATCGCCGGCACCACCAGCGCCGCGATCACCTACGCGCGGCGCACCCGCATCGACTGGCGCGTCGCCGGGCCCGCCGGGGCGATCGCCGTGGTCGTGTCCGGCGTCGGCGCCTGGCTGGCCATCGCATTGACCCCCAACAAGGACGTCTACCGGCCGGTCGTGCTGGGCATCCTGGTCGCCGTCGCGCTGTTCGTCACGTTCCGCCCGAACAACGGCATCTACGCCCACCCCGAACGCCGCACCCGCGGCCGCGCCGCCCTCGCCGTCGCGCTCGCCGGCGGCCTGATCGCGCTGTACGACGGCATGATCGGACCCGGCACCGGCACCTTCCTGGTGCTCACCTTCACCACCGTCATCGGCGCGGACTTCCTGCACGGCTCCGCCATGGCCAAGATCGTCAACGCGGGCACCAACCTCGGCGCGCTCATCGTGTTCGCCTGGGGCGGGCATGTGTGGTGGCAGCTCGGCGCGGCCATGGCCGTCTGCAACATCATCGGGGCCCAGCTCGGCGCCCGGATGGCCATCAAGCGCGGGTCCGGGTTCGTCCGCATCGTGCTACTGGTGGTCGTGCTGGCCCTGATCGCCCGGCTGTCCTACGACCAGTGGCTGGCCTGA
- a CDS encoding LysR family transcriptional regulator gives MDTRLLRVLVELSDRGTLRAVAEATGYGTSAVSQQLATLTREVGAPLVERTGRTVRLTPAGRRLVTHARPILAAVDAARAALARGGEPGGAVHVAAYASVLSGDLIPVVRELAVSHPGLQLLLQEREPPEVVRLLEEDEVDLGFVYDYDLVPRGYDGYTVRQLCETPMVLAVPAERTLPDEIDEPGRLCALAGQSWVVNSRGPADDELAVRVCALAAYQPMIEHRADSMDLVLDLVSADLGVALVPGYLPEHPGVRYVPMPGVPVRRRMFSITRPGREHWPAVSLVIERVAAHALAERWRSGQPLVVGQPGDQGQHDHQ, from the coding sequence GTGGACACCAGGTTGCTGCGCGTGCTCGTCGAGTTGTCGGACCGGGGCACGCTGCGCGCGGTCGCCGAGGCCACCGGGTATGGCACGTCGGCGGTGTCGCAGCAGTTGGCCACGCTGACCCGGGAGGTCGGGGCGCCGCTGGTCGAGCGCACGGGGCGGACGGTCCGGTTGACTCCGGCGGGGCGGCGGCTGGTGACGCACGCGCGGCCGATCCTGGCGGCCGTGGACGCGGCCCGGGCGGCGCTGGCCCGGGGCGGGGAGCCGGGCGGGGCGGTGCACGTGGCGGCGTACGCGTCGGTGCTGTCGGGGGATCTGATCCCGGTGGTGCGGGAGCTGGCGGTGTCGCATCCGGGGTTGCAGCTGCTGCTGCAGGAGCGCGAGCCGCCGGAGGTGGTGCGGCTGCTGGAGGAGGACGAGGTCGACCTCGGTTTCGTGTACGACTACGACCTGGTCCCGCGCGGCTATGACGGGTACACGGTGCGGCAGCTGTGTGAGACGCCGATGGTGCTGGCCGTGCCCGCGGAGCGGACGCTGCCCGACGAGATCGACGAGCCGGGTCGGTTGTGCGCGCTGGCGGGGCAGTCGTGGGTGGTGAACTCGCGCGGGCCCGCCGATGACGAGCTGGCGGTGCGGGTGTGCGCGCTGGCGGCGTACCAGCCGATGATCGAACATCGGGCGGACAGCATGGATCTGGTGCTGGATCTGGTGTCGGCGGACCTGGGGGTGGCGCTGGTGCCCGGTTACCTGCCCGAGCATCCCGGCGTGCGGTACGTGCCGATGCCGGGGGTGCCGGTGCGGCGGCGCATGTTCTCGATCACCAGGCCGGGCCGGGAGCACTGGCCCGCGGTGAGCCTGGTGATCGAGCGGGTCGCCGCGCACGCGCTGGCGGAGCGGTGGCGGTCAGGCCAGCCACTGGTCGTAGGACAGCCGGGCGATCAGGGCCAGCACGACCACCAGTAG